The genomic window CCCCGGAGATGATGCGTCCGTCGCTGAAGTCCGCCACCGCGGGATCGAAGCCCAGCTTCGTCGCCAGCATCCCGCGGAGCTTCATGCAGGCGGCATAGACACCCGCAGTGGAATTCGCCGCACCCCACTGGCCGCCCGATCCGGCTGAGGCGGGGAAGCTCGAGTCGCCCAGCTTCACGACCACCTTGTCCAGCGCCACGCCCATCGTCTCTGCCGCGGTCTGCGCGACGATCGTGTAAGTGCCGGTGCCGATGTCCGTCATGTCCGTCTCCACGGTCACGATGCCTTTCCCATCAAGCCTGACACGCGCGGCCGATGGCCTCAGCAGGTTGTTCCGGAATGCCGCCGCGACACCGAGGCCGATCCGCCAGCGTCCTTCGCGAACCGTGCCCGGCTTCGCCTGGCGCTTGTCCCATCCAAAGCTCTTCGCCCCCTGGCGAAGGCACTCGACCAGCGCTCGATGGGAAAACGGGCGACCCGGTTTTTCGGGGTCCTCCATCGTGTCGTTGATCACGCGGAATTCCACGGGGTCCATCCCGAGCTTCTCCGCCATCTCATCCATCGCGATCTCCAGCGCCATCAGCCCCGGAGCCTCGCCGGGTGCCCGCATCGAGTCGCCCTCCGGCAGATCCAGATCGAGCTTCCGCAAGGCGATGAAGCGATGCGGCGCCGCGTAGAGCAACCGCGTCTGCGCGACGGAATTCTCCGGCCTGCCACCCGGGAGATTGCCGGACCATCCTTCATGGGCGATCGAGGTCAGCTTCCCGTCACGGGTCGACCCCAGGCGGATGCGCTGCACAGTGGCGGCGCGATGCCCGGTATTGTTCATGATGTGGGCACGTTCCAGCGCGAGCTTCACCGGCCTGCGAGCCAGTCGGGCACCGAGCGCCGCGAAAAGGATGTCGCTGCGAATGCGCAGCTTCGCCCCGAAGCCACCGCCGATGTAAGGCGAGATCACACGGAGCTTCGCGGGAGGAATCCGCAGCGTCTCCGACAAATCCCGCACCGCCCAAGCAACCATCTGCGTGGACGTCCACACAGTGAGTTCATCGCCATCCCACGCCGCGATGGTCGCATGCGGCTCCATCATCGCGTGGCTGTGGTCCGGCGTGCTGTAGGTCGCATCCAGCGTGACCGGTGCCTCAGCGAATGCCGCGTCAAAGTCCCCCGTGCGATAGACCGGCGGCGGCCCGCCACCCGGTGGCGGCGCGGGCTCCTTCCCCGCGTCCTGCTTGATCTGCTCGGCGAGGTCAAAGCGGCCCTCCGCCTTCTCGTAGTCCACCTTGATCAAGCGCGATGCAGATCTCGCCTGCTCGTAGGTCTCGGCGACGACGAGCGCCACGGACTGGTGATAGTGCTCCACCTCCGGTCCGGCCAAAAGCTTGGCGACATTCTGGATCATCTTCGCCTTGGCCAGTTGGCCGGCATTTTCCGACGTGACGATGGTGATGACCCCGGGCGCCGCCTTGGCTGCGTCGATGTCGATGCGGAGGATCTTACCCTTCGCGATCGCGCTGCCGAGCAGGTAGCCGTAGGCTTGGTTCTTCGCCACATCATGCCGCTCGTAGGCGTATGGGGCCTTGCCAGTGACCTTGAGTGGGCCTTCGATCCGGTCGGTCGCCTTGCCCACCACCTTCAGCCGGTCGATGGGATTGATCCCTGCGGGTGCGTCGAATTTCATGACTGTGCTTGTTTTGCTTCGGCTAGGACGGACCGCAGCGTCCGCTCGACCAGTTTCACCTTGAACTCATTTTCCGGCGTCGGCCTGGCACCGGCCAGCAGCACCTCGACGACTGCCTTCGCCCCCTTCGGCAGCAGCGCCTCCGCAGCTTCCACACGCCACGGGCGATGCGCCACGCCGCCCAGCGCGACGCGACCGCTGCCGTCCTTCTGAATCACCGCGGCGACGGAAATGAGTGCGAACGCAAATGAAGCGCGGTCCCGCACCTTCCTATAAAGATGCACGCCCCCAAGCGGCGGAGGTAGCACCACCGCAGTGATGAGTTCCCCGGCAGCCAGTATCGTATCGGTCTGCGGCGCATCTCCGGGCAGACGGTGGAAGTCGGCGATGGGGATGGTCCGCGTGGAGCCGTCCGGCCGTATCGTCTCGACCTCCGCATCCAGCAGGCGCATGGCGACGGCCATGTCGCTCGGGTGCGTGGCGATGCAGCTTTCGCTCGCACCGATGATGGCGTGCTGGCGGTTGTAGCCGTCCCTGGCTCCGCAACCGCTGCCGGGCTCCCGCTTGTTACAGGCCTGATAGGAGTCGTAGAAATAAGGGCAACGGGTGCGCTGGAGCAGGTTCCCGGCGGTCGTCGCCATGTTCCGCAATTGCCCGGTGGCCCCTGCAACCAGCGCGCGCGTCAACACGCCATAGTCGCGGCGGATCGTCTCATGCGCGGCGAGGTCGGTATTCCTCACCAGCGCTCCGATGCGCAGGCCGCCCGAGGGGAGCTTCTCGATCTTGTCGAACTCCAGGCCATTCACATCGATGAGATGAGGCGGTGCCTCGATCTCTAGCTTCATCAGGTCGAGGAGATTCGTCCCACCCGCGACGAACTTCGCTCCGGGATGGCTCGCCGCGGAAGCCGCAGCCTCGGCCGCAGTGCGCGGCTTCTCGTAGGTGAAGGCTTTCATTTCACACCTCCCGCCACTTCCTGGATCGCATCCATGATATTCGAGTAGGCACCGCAGCGGCAGAGATTCCCGCTCATGCGTTCGCGGATTTCACCTTGGGTCAGCTCCGGCGGCTTCGTCAGATCGCTTGTCGCATGGCTGGGGATGCCGGCCTTGATCTCGCCGAGCACGGAGACCGCGGAGCAGATCTGTCCGGAAGTGCAATAGCCGCATTGGAAGCCATCGTGCTTGATGAAGGCCGCCTGCATCGGATGCAGATCCTCCGGAGTACCGAGGCCCTCGATGGTCGTGATCTCGCTGCCCTCGTGCATCACCGCGAGGGTGAGGCAGGAGGCGATGCGACGTCCGCCCACCATCACCGTGCAGGCACCGCATTGCCCCTGGTCGCAGCCCTTCTTGCTGCCGGTAAGTTCCAAGTGCTCGCGCAGCGCATCCAGCAGCGTCGTCCGTCGGTCCAGCTCCAGCTCGCGGGCCTCGCCATTCACCTTGAAGGAAACCTTTGCCATCAGCGAGGGATCACTGGCCGGAACCTTCACCGCGTCCTGCGCGCGGGCCTTTGGAGGCAGCAGCGTCGCCGCCGTCACGGCCGTGCCGGTGATCAGGAAATCCCGCCTGTTGAAGTCGTGGTCATCTCTCGCTTTCATGGTTCGTCGCAGTGGTTTTCCCCGCCTCCGGGAGTCCGGTTCGCAAGGGTCGACGCTACCACCGATGCCCGGCCTCGCAATCGGTCGCTTGCTCCGGATGTCCCAATATTGCTGCATTCCGGACGGGAATAAACCGCGCCCGGGAGCCTCCCCGGATCAGGCCTCAGCGCACCCTTTCAAACAGCGCGTCGATGCCCGGAATCGCGCCCTCCATTCGCG from Luteolibacter flavescens includes these protein-coding regions:
- the paoC gene encoding aldehyde oxidoreductase molybdenum-binding subunit PaoC, which produces MKFDAPAGINPIDRLKVVGKATDRIEGPLKVTGKAPYAYERHDVAKNQAYGYLLGSAIAKGKILRIDIDAAKAAPGVITIVTSENAGQLAKAKMIQNVAKLLAGPEVEHYHQSVALVVAETYEQARSASRLIKVDYEKAEGRFDLAEQIKQDAGKEPAPPPGGGPPPVYRTGDFDAAFAEAPVTLDATYSTPDHSHAMMEPHATIAAWDGDELTVWTSTQMVAWAVRDLSETLRIPPAKLRVISPYIGGGFGAKLRIRSDILFAALGARLARRPVKLALERAHIMNNTGHRAATVQRIRLGSTRDGKLTSIAHEGWSGNLPGGRPENSVAQTRLLYAAPHRFIALRKLDLDLPEGDSMRAPGEAPGLMALEIAMDEMAEKLGMDPVEFRVINDTMEDPEKPGRPFSHRALVECLRQGAKSFGWDKRQAKPGTVREGRWRIGLGVAAAFRNNLLRPSAARVRLDGKGIVTVETDMTDIGTGTYTIVAQTAAETMGVALDKVVVKLGDSSFPASAGSGGQWGAANSTAGVYAACMKLRGMLATKLGFDPAVADFSDGRIISGEHRILIGDVAGNAGLVAEDSIEYNDAISNDQQQSTFGSHFVEAAVDIATGETRVRRMLAVCSAGRILNPKAARSQMIGAMVMGVGGALMEACAVDKKQGFFVNHDLASYEVPVHADIPHQEVIFLDETDPRSTPMKAKGVGELGICGVSAAVANAIYNATGVRVRDYPITLEKLIAEMPDEDV
- a CDS encoding FAD binding domain-containing protein, giving the protein MKAFTYEKPRTAAEAAASAASHPGAKFVAGGTNLLDLMKLEIEAPPHLIDVNGLEFDKIEKLPSGGLRIGALVRNTDLAAHETIRRDYGVLTRALVAGATGQLRNMATTAGNLLQRTRCPYFYDSYQACNKREPGSGCGARDGYNRQHAIIGASESCIATHPSDMAVAMRLLDAEVETIRPDGSTRTIPIADFHRLPGDAPQTDTILAAGELITAVVLPPPLGGVHLYRKVRDRASFAFALISVAAVIQKDGSGRVALGGVAHRPWRVEAAEALLPKGAKAVVEVLLAGARPTPENEFKVKLVERTLRSVLAEAKQAQS
- the paoA gene encoding aldehyde dehydrogenase iron-sulfur subunit PaoA, with translation MKARDDHDFNRRDFLITGTAVTAATLLPPKARAQDAVKVPASDPSLMAKVSFKVNGEARELELDRRTTLLDALREHLELTGSKKGCDQGQCGACTVMVGGRRIASCLTLAVMHEGSEITTIEGLGTPEDLHPMQAAFIKHDGFQCGYCTSGQICSAVSVLGEIKAGIPSHATSDLTKPPELTQGEIRERMSGNLCRCGAYSNIMDAIQEVAGGVK